One part of the Calypte anna isolate BGI_N300 chromosome 14, bCalAnn1_v1.p, whole genome shotgun sequence genome encodes these proteins:
- the MCRIP2 gene encoding MAPK regulated corepressor interacting protein 2 isoform X2 yields the protein MYTLTRGPSKLATQRRTGPTQQAVESSKLGELRGRLQAPAWPPASPAQKLVFNRVNGKRPQVLLQQISAPEECYTLAHEENVRFIYEAWQQVEQQLDGSRSGESTCGPVQYVEKNPNPGLKNFVPIDLEEWWAQQFLAKIQNCS from the exons ATGTACACGCTGACGCGCGGCCCCAGCAAATTGGCCACGCAGCGCCGGACAG GTCCCACGCAGCAGGCGGTGGAGAGCAGCAAACTGGGGGAGCTGCGGGGTCGGCTCCAAGCCCCCGCATGGCCCCCGGCCAG CCCAGCCCAGAAACTCGTCTTCAACAGAGTGAATGGCAAGAGGCcacaggtgctgctgcagcagatcTCAGCCCCCGAGGAGTGCTACACGCTGGCCCACGAGGAGAATGTCCGCTTCATCTACGAAG cctggcagcaggtagagcagcagctggatggCAGCCGGAGCGGGGAGAGCACCTGTGGCCCCGTGCAGTATGTagagaaaaaccccaaccccgGACTGAAAA ACTTTGTTCCCATCGACCTGGAGGAGTGGTGGGCACAACAATTTCTGGCCAAAATCCAAAACTGTTcgtaa
- the MCRIP2 gene encoding MAPK regulated corepressor interacting protein 2 isoform X1 — MSLSTTSTQLLNTSRDGGLLHHSPGPDKPFHDGIVPHTQFKPPLAQLEASSSCFITSSLGEETDSSSLQPPSSPAQKLVFNRVNGKRPQVLLQQISAPEECYTLAHEENVRFIYEAWQQVEQQLDGSRSGESTCGPVQYVEKNPNPGLKNFVPIDLEEWWAQQFLAKIQNCS, encoded by the exons atgtccctcagcaccacatctacacagcttttaaacacctccagagatgggGGACTCCTCCACCACAGCCCAGGGCCTGACAAGCCTTTCCATGATGGAATTGTTCCTCATACCCAATTTAAGCcacccctggcacaacttgaggccagTTCCTCTTGCTTTATCACTTCTTctttgggagaagagaccgactCCAGCTcgctccaacctccttccag CCCAGCCCAGAAACTCGTCTTCAACAGAGTGAATGGCAAGAGGCcacaggtgctgctgcagcagatcTCAGCCCCCGAGGAGTGCTACACGCTGGCCCACGAGGAGAATGTCCGCTTCATCTACGAAG cctggcagcaggtagagcagcagctggatggCAGCCGGAGCGGGGAGAGCACCTGTGGCCCCGTGCAGTATGTagagaaaaaccccaaccccgGACTGAAAA ACTTTGTTCCCATCGACCTGGAGGAGTGGTGGGCACAACAATTTCTGGCCAAAATCCAAAACTGTTcgtaa
- the MCRIP2 gene encoding MAPK regulated corepressor interacting protein 2 isoform X3 gives MSLSTTSTQLLNTSRDGGLLHHSPGPDKPFHDGIVPHTQFKPPLAQLEASSSCFITSSLGEETDSSSLQPPSSPAQKLVFNRVNGKRPQVLLQQISAPEECYTLAHEENVRFIYEDFVPIDLEEWWAQQFLAKIQNCS, from the exons atgtccctcagcaccacatctacacagcttttaaacacctccagagatgggGGACTCCTCCACCACAGCCCAGGGCCTGACAAGCCTTTCCATGATGGAATTGTTCCTCATACCCAATTTAAGCcacccctggcacaacttgaggccagTTCCTCTTGCTTTATCACTTCTTctttgggagaagagaccgactCCAGCTcgctccaacctccttccag CCCAGCCCAGAAACTCGTCTTCAACAGAGTGAATGGCAAGAGGCcacaggtgctgctgcagcagatcTCAGCCCCCGAGGAGTGCTACACGCTGGCCCACGAGGAGAATGTCCGCTTCATCTACGAAG ACTTTGTTCCCATCGACCTGGAGGAGTGGTGGGCACAACAATTTCTGGCCAAAATCCAAAACTGTTcgtaa